Proteins encoded in a region of the Triticum dicoccoides isolate Atlit2015 ecotype Zavitan chromosome 3A, WEW_v2.0, whole genome shotgun sequence genome:
- the LOC119271738 gene encoding putative E3 ubiquitin-protein ligase SINA-like 9 — MAGQDKRCLPLMPACNGEHGGKKARHQALVPVVKQEPRQEAEEEEWEEGELTSHGGSPGAAEALVGAAPAPAPPQIDVRMDMALLHCQACFLPLKPRVFKCEAGHVVCGYCRGAHGEACGRADTHCPELDAVVGGTKVPCAYRDFGCDRFLVYHGAAEHKRACPWMPCSCPQPGCAFLGPPAALLDHCSAEHSRPIIQVRYGRPWTLSLPLAQRWHVVVGQEDRSVFLVSLADLGVAATAVSLLCVRSDGAVALPAAPHFWCKLSVEHPRGDKDEMIMMASAVSSSPLSAGLPVPGQGMFLAVPHLLMSGDVLAISVRIDQLQPPPPASTAVAGRAPAPAAPAHARTTTRRLQ, encoded by the exons ATGGCCGGGCAGGACAAGAGGTGTTTGCCCTTGATGCCGGCGTGCAACGGCGAGCACGGCGGCAAGAAGGCGCGGCACCAGGCCCTGGTGCCCGTGGTGAAGCAGGAGCCGCggcaggaggcggaggaggaggagtgggaggagGGGGAGCTGACGTCCCATGGCGGCAGCCCGGGAGCGGCGGAGGCCCTGGTGGGGgcggcgcccgcgcccgcgccgccgcagATCGACGTGAGGATGGACATGGCGCTGCTCCACTGCCAGGCCTGCTTCCTCCCCCTCAAGCCCCGCGTGTTCAAG TGCGAGGCCGGGCACGTGGTGTGCGGCTACTGCCGCGGCGCGCACGGCGAGGCCTGCGGCCGCGCCGACACGCACTGCCCCGAGCTGGACGCCGTGGTGGGCGGCACCAAGGTGCCGTGCGCGTACCGGGACTTCGGCTGCGACCGGTTCCTCGTGTACCACGGCGCCGCGGAGCACAAGCGCGCGTGCCCGTGGATGCCCTGCTCCTGCCCGCAGCCCGGCTGCGCCTTCCTCGGCCCCCCGGCGGCGCTCCTCGACCACTGCTCCGCCGAGCACTCCCGGCCCATCATCCAGGTGCGCTACGGCCGGCCCTGGACGCTCAGCCTGCCGCTGGCGCAGCGCTGGCACGTGGTGGTCGGGCAGGAGGACCGGAGCGTCTTCCTCGTCTCCCTGGCCGACCTGGGCGTGGCGGCCACCGCGGTGTCGCTGCTCTGCGTCAGGTCCGACGGCGCCGTCGCGCTGCCCGCGGCGCCCCACTTCTGGTGCAAGCTCTCGGTGGAGCACCCGCGCGGCGACAAGGACGAGAtgatcatgatggcttcggccgtgAGCAGCAGCCCCCTGTCCGCCGGCCTGCCGGTGCCCGGCCAGGGGATGTTCTTGGCGGTGCCGCACTTGTTGATGTCCGGCGACGTGCTTGCCATCAGCGTCCGCATTGATCAGCTCCAgcctcctcctcctgcctccaCTGCTGTCGCGGGCAGGGCACCAGCGCCAGCAGCACCAGCCCATGCTAGGACAACAACCAGGAGGCTCCAATGA
- the LOC119271739 gene encoding uncharacterized protein LOC119271739 — translation MASTALSMKLLIGTKAQRVLFAEASKDVVDFLFSLLSLPVGTAVKLLGKEAMVGCVGNLYGSVEKLDSTYVQPDAAKDALLHPAVLSPAAGTKMFRLTQPSSGQSKGFFKCSYSGCTSYVTDTSGTMCQCGRGCSMTTAMHFIPGNGKVAASVGTKGFVQGIVTYTVMDDLAVTPMSSISSITLLNTFAVKDLSALQEKTVQLGYDEGLEILKASLQSKTVLTDVFLKAPSSA, via the exons ATGGCGAGCACCGCGCTGAGCATGAAGCTCCTCATCGGCACCAAGGCCCAGCGCGTGCTGTTCGCGGAGGCGAGCAAGGACGTGGTGGACTTCCTCTTCTCCCTACTCTCGCTGCCCGTCGGCACCGCCGTCAAGCTGCTGGGGAAGGAAGCCATGGTCGGCTGCGTCGGCAACCTCTACGGCAGCGTCGAGAAGCTTGACAGCACCTACGTCCAGCCCGACGCGGCCAAGGACGCCCTCCTCCACCCCGCCGTGCTCTCGCCCGCGGCTGGCACCAAGATGTTCCGCTTGACGCAGCCGTCTTCTGGGCAGTCCAAGGGATTCTTCAAATGCAGCTACAGCGGCTGCACCAGCTACGTGACCGACACCAGCGGCACCATGTGCCAGTGCGGTCGCGGTTGCTCGATGACCACGGCCATGCACTTCATCCCAGGCAATGGCAAGGTGGCCGCCAGCGTCGGCACCAAGGGGTTCGTGCAGGGCATCGTGACGTACACGGTGATGGACGATCTCGCCGTGACGCCCATGTCCTCCATCTCCAGCATCACCCTGCTCAACACATTCGCCGTCAAGGATCTCAGCGCGCTCCAGGAGAAGACCGTGCAGCTCGGCTACGACGAG GGCCTGGAGATCCTCAAGGCGTCGCTGCAGTCCAAGACCGTCCTCACCGACGTCTTCCTCAAGGCCCCCAGCAGCGCTTGA